Proteins co-encoded in one Streptomyces roseochromogenus subsp. oscitans DS 12.976 genomic window:
- a CDS encoding rhodanese-like domain-containing protein — MKTSRSGTSRITVAEAAERTGHGRADEAAGRAGASVLLDVREPDEWSAGHAPGAVHHPLTELIAGVPLPPEARGRRLVVICRSGNRSQRAADLLAAHGTDAVDVIGGMRDWAEAGLPVVDARGLRGTVA; from the coding sequence ATGAAGACATCCCGTTCCGGCACGAGCCGGATCACCGTAGCGGAAGCGGCCGAACGCACCGGGCACGGACGCGCGGACGAAGCCGCCGGACGGGCCGGGGCATCGGTCCTGCTGGACGTCCGGGAACCCGACGAGTGGAGCGCCGGGCACGCACCCGGAGCCGTCCACCATCCCCTCACCGAACTCATCGCGGGCGTGCCCCTGCCTCCCGAGGCCCGGGGGCGGCGGCTGGTCGTCATCTGCCGTTCGGGCAACCGGTCCCAGCGGGCCGCCGACCTGCTGGCGGCCCACGGCACCGACGCCGTGGACGTGATCGGCGGTATGCGCGACTGGGCGGAGGCCGGGCTGCCCGTGGTGGACGCGCGGGGCCTGCGCGGTACGGTCGCGTGA